The DNA region TAAGCAAACCATTATGTTTGAGTCCTTGTATGTTCAGACCCGTATTTGTATGAATAATGATTTGTTTGAGTCCTTATATGTTCAGACCTGTATCTTGATAATCTGAAATGTGGCTTATGGTATGTACTTGTTATGCTCGTGCTTGCAGAGCTATGGACGAATTGGCAAAGAAGGGTCACAACGGACTTCAACTTCTAGCCGAGTTGTCCAAGCAGGCTGCCACCATTGGTCATTTAGGTGACCGGTACACCGAAAGGTACTTGAATAAAAATGATTACAGAAATCCTCAACAATCTGGAATTGAGTGGGTCGAAGAGTGCCTAGCTGCCCCTAAATATTTCTACAAGATGTTTAGGATGACTCCTGAGGTTTTTATGGTCCTTCATAATTTGCTTGTCGCTAACTACGGTTTGAAGTCAACAAGCAATGTTTCATCTGTGGAGTCACTGGCTATGTTTTTATGGATTGTTGGAGGACCTCAATCTTTTTCTCAAGCTGAAAACCGCTTCGTTCGGTCCCTATGGACAGTTCACACTAAATTTAAGGAAGTCTTGAAATATTTGCGAAAATTAGCAAAAGATAATATCACACCGAGGGACCCTACTTTCAGTACGGAGCATGCAAAGGTTAGAGAAAACCGTTTCTGGCCTCATTTCAAAGATGCTATTGGAGCTATAGATGGGTCACATGTACAAGTTTCGGTACCTACAGAGGATGTTGTCAACCACACATGTCGGCATGGGTACACATCGCAAAATATTCTAACAGTTTGTGATTTTGATATGAGGTTTACTTTTATGGTTACTGGTTGGCCGGGCTCTGCACATGACACACGGATCCTCAATCATGCCTTAACAAATTTTGGTGACAAATTTTCGAAACCACCTACAGGTACAAATGCTAACTTTGTGTATACTTTGGTATTATTTGAAGTATAAGTCATGAAGTATATGTCATTGACTTGTGTTCTTTTTTAGTCAAATACTATCTTGTGGATTCCGGTTATCCGAACCGAACCGGATATCTTGCTCCTTATAAAGGAAGTACATATCATCAACCCGAATTTCGTCTTCGCAGACAGCGAGCACCTCAAGGGAAATATGAGATGTTCAATTATTTGTATTCATCCCTTTGCAATGTAATTGAGCGTGCATTTGGAGTCCTTAAGCAAAAGTGGCATATATTGAAGTCGATGCCAAGTTTCTCAATTCGTACGCAGATGCATATCATTATGGCTTGCATGGCATTGCACAATTTTATTCGTGATAGCGCGTTACAAGATGATGCGTTTGACAAATGTGATGAAGATGAGAACTATATGCCGCGAGATGAGGACGACACCGAGGAACAAGAAGTGGCGCAACTAGAAGTGGATGAAATTCTTGAGGAGGAgaatgaggttaccatgaaCACTGTTCGTGATAACATAACTAATGCTTTGATTAGTTGAAGATAATATTTTAGTTAGGTCGAGGTGGATCTATATAtcttttgtattaattatatatgtcaaacaattctaattatgataattttcTTTCCAAAACGGTCATCTACATATCCTTACAATTAATCAGCATATAAACAGTCCTATACTGTCTCAGGGGCAAAACTGACATTTCTCATAGAATCCCACAGTTGGCAGCTGTTTCAgccaaacagctttcagctttctcacagctgtcagctcacagcagctttcccacagctgattCCAGAAATCAAATTTTCAGGAatccacagctgaaccaaacacacctTTAGTGTGTCCGGCTAATAGGATCAAACCCAATCTAAAAGATACAATGAAAGGACAGATTTGGCTGGAGACTTCCGGTGTCAGAGTGTCTCCGGCTGTCTTCCTTTTCCCAATATATTGATAATATTGGAAGAAAATACACTCCCAGCGGTTTTCCAAAATCTCTTTCTTTCCCCAATAATTATTGGATTGTTCCAATATTTCACTCCATCTCCCCTAAATAAAGAAATAATTTTGGCTCTCCCAATATATTAGTTGTATTAGGATGAGATTCCTGGCGAACTGTAAAAGTATCTCTCCTAATAATCTATAAAAGTGGTATTGGAACATTCCAATACTATTTTAGGAGATATTTATTAAGGAACCGCTGAAGATAAAAGTTGTATTGGAACATCCCAATATTATTTTAGGAGATATTTATTGAGAAactgctggagatgctcttacAGCGGTCACTTTTACGCTGCCATATATGTCCAAGAATTGAGCTGACATTTATTCATGATGACCAAGAAAGAATACATAGGTGACAACATTATTAATTCCTCACTGCAGCTCCTCTCTCATCCCTACAAATCATTGTTACAATCTTCACTAGACCACTACACCCTCACAAAACCAACGAAGTGACACACTACGCACAATGCCCAAACGTGTAGCGGCGGCACAACATCAACCTACCCTCCCACAGGATACTCTCTGCTCAGTCTCAGATGGAGATACTGTTGGGGATGCCCATGGCCGTGAGACCCTCGCCCTTCGTGCCGTCCACGTCCGACGTGTTGGGGTACAGCAGCATGTACGGCATGTCCACAGGCCCCTTCCGGTTCTTGAACGCCGGGTTGGCGTTCATCGTCTTGATCCGGCTCTCGATCTCCACCAGCCGGGCGCCGAACCTCTTGAACGCCTCCAGCGCCTTGGCGTCCGTCGTCCAGCGCTCCGGTTCGTCGCGCTGGCCGAGGTACACCTCGTCGGAGGAGTGCTTGGAGAGGACCTCGATGAGCGAGATGCCCAGGATGCTCTGGAACTGGCTGGTGATGGTGCGGATGTACACCTTGTCGGCCTCCTCCTGCCCCGCTTCCAGCTGCGCGTACTCCTTGCTGCCCAGCTCCGGCATCGGCCGCCGGCTCACCGTCGGCCTGTTCGGGAGGTACCCGGCGTACGGGTACTGCCCGAAGTTGACGGCCGCGTGCAGTGCCGACGCCACCCAGATGATGGTCGTGCAAGCCCTGGCCAACTGCTGCACGGTGTCCATCTTGGGCCACCAGTCCCTGTCCTTGAGGTCGCCGTGCGCCTCCTCGCGCACCTCCTTCCACCATGCCTGCAGCTCCACGTCGCGCTGGAGCTCGCCGTCGTTAGGGTAGTAGATGTCCAGGTACTCCTTGACCCACCGCTCGATCGCCCACCAGATCACCAGCCCGTCCACGGCGTACGGGTAGTCCTTGATCAGCAGACGCACGCCGTACGGGCTTGACTGGTCCGGCACGGCCACACCTCTGAACGCACAACCAAAAGAGTAAACCCGTCAGAATCAATGTGTTTCTGAAAATTCTTCTGCACTCCGATCCATGTACATACCTCTTGACGAGATCGGCCGGGAGAGCCTGCTCGTTGAAATTCCAGCTCTTGTACACGTCAGAGGACATCTCAAGCGCGTGCTTCCCGGGGAACACGGTGAGCTCGAAGATGCCACGGGCGTTGATGAGTGTCTGGCGTGCCAGGGCGTTGATGTTCAACGTGTCACGGTAGTGTGGGCTCAGCAGCTTGTGCACGGGGTGCACTACGCTGAGCTGCCGGTTTGTCGCGATCACGAACGGCTCGATCACCGCGTGCGTGTTCAGCCTgcaaacacacacacacgcgCACAAAGATCAGTGTTTCCCTACCAATGAGAGGACTATTTTGACTAGCATATCACTGCACATACAAAAAGGCACCAGAAACAATTAGAGTTTCGGTATCAAGGAACAGTAGGTGAAGGAAAACTCTGTACCAGTGGCTGATCAACTGATGCCAGGCAGAGTCATTGACGCACGCGTAAGCCTTGGCAAGCTGCCAAATGTGGCCCTCAACACCGGTGTGAGCCGGGGTGTACACCTTGCTGTCGGCGCCGTGCTGTTGACCATCAGGGTGGGGCAGGCTCAGCTCGATGGCCACGGGCTTCAGGGTGCCATCGTCCTTCAAGAACAGAAGGGTCCTGCTGGCATAGATGAAGTTGCCCTCCAACTTGTTGATCTGGTCGAGGTACGGCATGAAATGATCATGGTGGTCTAGGATGAAGAGCTTGTTGTTCTTCAGTGCCTGCACAGGGTTTGTTATGACAATCAATCAAAAGTTTTAGGTAACTATCAGTACTGAATCTCTCAGTTATATATGCATGTGTTCAGTCCAGCATACATTCTGCACTGTCAAGCCTTCCAGGTTATGCTGAATGTGAGCTTCAGTGATCTTGCTGGTATGGTCTCCATACTGACTTGGATCCAGGGTACTTTTAGCAGGGAACTCCTGCGATCATGGAAGCGAACTTTTAGGGCTCTTTACTCGATTATGAGGCAAGTGTATTTGTCAACTCAAATGATGTAAGATGCTAACCGTAAGGCGTTTGATGATTACTGGATTCACGCCTGCAAGTGTTTCTCTTGCAAACTCCTCATCAGTCCTCCAACCAAACTTAAACTCTGGAGCCTGTTTCAATACATCTAGTGTATACCAAGAATTACACATGGTCATAAAAACTATTTTTCGTTCAAACAGCGGATTAACACAGAAAATTGCCAAGAAGTGGAGTTACCTGATTTGATGATACTTGGAAGGGGCATCTTTAGGGGGTGGTCATGACTGCCATTTGGCAGAATACTTCTAAGGAACTGACTGGGGATTTTCTTCCTGATCTCTGCTATTACTGGATGGTTGGGTGCTTCTGGACCAAGTTCATAGAGTCCTAGGATCTCTTCGAATGAATCAAACTCCTTCGGCGTATCATCAATGAAAGTCCCTATTGTTGGAAGAACAGCCTCAATGACTGCCTTCAGTGAGTACCCAAGGAAGTCTGACATCTTGAGATGTCCAAAACGTTCATCACGCGGGACGTAGATGTTCAGGTTGAGCACAAAAAGCCTGCTCTCTGAATTTGGGTCTGGATAAAAGGTCAAGCAACGAAGGATTTCAGCTAAATTTCTGACATCTTGTATGGACTAAAATGCAGTGACTTGAAGTCTTGAAGTTACCGGTTTTTGTTGGGTCCCTGCCAGTTCTGCAGCGACGGGGATATGGATGTTCCTGGCGGCCACCAAGGATCGGCCGTACATGGTCTTCACCTTTGTCCGGCTCACCAAGGTCATTGTAGTAGTCATAACGGTAGACACGGTCATGCTCCTTGTATGGTCCAGCATTATCATCACCTCGGAGAATCTTGAGTTCATCTTGACGAAAAGGCACCAATGCTGCAGGCATTTTGCTTGGCAGATAGGTCTGCAACATAGCAATAGAGTGAGCTGACCTGTTTTTCATAGCCTTGAAAAAAAAAGTGCTGGCAGAAGCAAACCATAGGATGATTAATTGATAGGTATGCTTATTTTCCAGTGTCAGACGAGAGCACAACAACTGCTATATTGActagatttttttttctgttggCCAGATCTAGTGCCAATATGATGAGGTTGAAAAACAACGGCCTTACAAAGCACCTCGAGTTAAAGTGAATTTTTTTCACCGCTCAGCAAATTATCTAGTCAATCAACTGTTAGATTCTTTCCACTCTGGATTAATCCGTGTACTTAttatggtgcaacatgaggtaAATCTGACTTTGTGGTGTTCAGTCTGCAATGGTACTGAAACAAACCTTTTATatttctttctcctttttcttaGATTATTAAGAGACAATTATGGTTTTTTTACTAGACTTGTTATTTTGCCTTGGAGACCCGTCAACCAGTTCTGGATCAACATGGGCCATATGTGGACATAGCCGTAAGACCAAGCTCGCCAATTTGGCGGCTACACGGGGTTTAGCCTACTTATATTAAAAGAGGGTTAATAACACAGTATTTATTCTGCCGCTTTGTACTTTTCAGTAGACAATGCGTGTCATTAGGATCTACTAGGTAGGGATGTAAATGGTACCGTCCGACCGAGAAGGACGGATATCAACCCGGATAGTTTTTCTTGGATATCCGGTATTAGGTACACCTAACATGGTACCTAATCCATTCACGGGCTTTTAGAAATGGAAAGTTGACCAGCATCCAGCCCTCCAATCCAATGATCCATAGTCCATAACCACATTTCATTTCAATCAAACTAAGACAGGTTTATCAGGCACAAGAGGAAGAGCTCTTCTTCTTATTTCCATTTGGAATTTGACCACTAAAGCATTTTTGTTCCAAAGCAGCAAAAACGTAAGTTTGTTTGCACAGTGCACTGGGCATCCGTAACGCCGCAGCAACAGGGAGCAACCAAAGGGAGGGGCGGCCCAGGTGTCAGAAGTCAGAACGGATACTCACGTCGTTTGCGAAGAAGATGCGGTCCTGGGCGTAGAGGTGGTGCGGGAAGACCCACGAGTTGGCGACGAAGACGACGGTGCCCTTGCCGGGGACGCCCTCGAGGGTGACCCTCTTGAGGAAGAACTCGGCGCGCTGCAGGTTCCTGACGAGGACGGCGCCCGGGATGCCCTGCGACTCGTCCCACTCGAAGTTCACCCGGAACACCGTCTCCCCGTCCGTCGTGGACTTGATCGACACCACCGCCTCCTCCAGGTGCGCCGCCTTCCCCACCTTCCCCCGGCCTCCATTGCCTGCGATCGATCCACGGCAGCGAAATTCCGTTCACACAAACTGCCAAAAAACGAAATTCAAATAAAATGATCCCTGTAGAATTTCAGTAAAAATTTCCATCGACCCTAAGGCCCGTCGATTCGCGACGGCAGTGCGCGTGCGATGCGATGCGGATAGCCTTGGAGTATTGCCGCGGAAGCTACAGAGAATCTCTCTCTCAGGTTCCCCGTGTCCTGTTGTGCTGTGTCGCCACTTCGATCCTGACCTCCACTAGTTAACGCTCATTGCTCCCTCCCAATTGCATTGAATGCCCCCCAACAACTCCCCCAACTCCAGGGGTCCCCACGGGTTCGAGCAAGTTGCTCAGTTTCCTCTGGGCTGCCACGGGAAAACGGCAAAAACCCCTATCCCCTGCTCATGCCCCGTTGCCATGTCGCCATCCATGGTGATCACAGATTTTGTTGGACGAGCACGGATTCTACAGACTTTTTACTAGCAAAATGTCTCCTGCAAGATCGGCCTTTGTTTTGGGGGCAAATCAATTTTGGCACCAAACGGCTAAGGAAATCCGAGGCCGAGACAACTACAGAACAAAGAAAAAGGAAACCGAAATGGACGGCGAAAcgcgcggtggcggcgcgcgcCGTACGtttccgccgccgcgcgcggccgGGCCCGGGCGGCGTCtcaccccgcggccgccgcgcgcgggcccggggcggtGTCCGAACTCCGGAGGCAAAGGGAGGGGCGTCAGCGCTTACTGGggtcggcggtggtggcgctGACGAGCCGCAGGGCGACGCCCTCGTCCCAGCCGAGAATCTTGTGGACGCCGTCGAGGAGCGAGGCGTGGAAGTCGCCGACGTCCAGCACCTCCTTCTTGACCAGCACCACCGTGCCCCGGATCTTCCCCTCGTTCCACGCCGCCTTGTTCTTCCCCGTCAGCCGGTCCGCGACCCCGTGCCAGAACATCCTCGCTCGCCCCCTCGGGGAGGACCACGCCGGAGGGGAGGGGACGGGGGGCGGAACGGGGTCACCGACTCACCGGTGATTGACTTTTctgctcgcctcgcctcgctcgCCAATGTGATGTgccagctagagcaaggcaggCAGAGGCAGGCGTATtgaactgctgccgctgctacttgcgccgcgccgcgccgcgatATATAGGCGGCTGCGCAGCCTAGCTCGCTGCTGCTCCTGCCACTGCCAGCGATGGCGACGACTAGGATTAAAAAAAGCGCGGATCGGATGGTGTACGCCGGCGTCGCTTCGCAGGTGTGGGGATCCCGCGGCCTCTGGTGTAACGGTGATCCGGTAAACAAAACGCCGTCCGGGCTGGCCCCTGGCACATGCGCGGGCGGCCGGACAGCGTCGCGAAGCAGAGAAGCCCGAGCTGATCAGCTGGCTGCCCAGGGCGCCGAGGCCGAGCGAAACCGCGGAAACGGCCGACCGCGGGGTGGGGGGGTGGATTCGGAAAGCCGCGGGCGGTTTCGCGCGGTCACCCGGTCGCCCTCGTCTGGTGCGTGCGTGTCCCCGGAGGCCCGGACCGGCGGCTGCTAGTGCTACCGCGCAGACCCGCCAACCCGCCGAGAGGACGCGCCGTCGTGTCGTCATGTGTGTGCGCGCGCTGGTCATTCCAGGGAGCCAGACActgcagccgccgcccgccgcgaccaGAACTGGACACGGTGTCGTCAACTCAAGGTCCCGCCGGGGCCACCACCACTGCTCCTGCACAATTCGCCAGCGTCCCATTGATGGCCAGGTCACACACGGTGGCTTGGGGACAGAACTGAACCTGTTGATCGTTCGTGATCTGCAGCAGCTTCGTCACCAGATCCGGCGCAGTTCCGCTGTTATTAACAAAAAACACAAACAAaatctgcagcagcagcagcagcaggtgtaGAAGAAACGGGATCACGAGCGGCAGCCGGCAGGTGCGTGTGCGCCGCGAGGTGACCGAGGGCGAATCGTCCACGCGCGCTTGATTCCGACCGTCCGGGAACTGACTGATTTCGGACGCTTTGCGGCGAAGGTGAGCCATCGAAAAGGAAATTAACGTGTTGCCTGGATGGATTACTGACCCTGTCTCCCTGAAGTTTTTGGTCCACACAAGCGTCAGGAGGAATTCAGGATTTATGCTGGTCTTGGCTTGTAAACCAAGTTCAGGAACGACGCGTGGTGTGCTATTCTGGGCCATGATCTGAACTGAATGCCGAAAATGCAAGAACAGGTCGGTAGTGACGAATTTTCAGAGGGGCGAGAATTCTTCACGTCGCGtcaccctagatttttctgacGACCGGTGCTGCTGCTGGTCTCTATAAAAACACCCTCCCCTCCCGATTCAACTCCCAGCTGCCGGGCGTTTGATTCCAGCGACTAAAGTTAGAAGTATTGAacataaattaattataaattaattataaagtAATTGCTCAAGAACATATGTTAATGATGGGTTagttaggtttaatagattcgtatcgtgaattagcctccatctatataattagttttataagtACCTCATATTTAATTCTTCTAATTAGGGATaaaaactaaactttagttcaTAAAACCAAACAcgcttagggtgtgttcgtttcctactatctaaactttagacccgtcacatcaaa from Panicum hallii strain FIL2 chromosome 9, PHallii_v3.1, whole genome shotgun sequence includes:
- the LOC112878253 gene encoding protein ALP1-like — its product is MWLMVCTCYARACRAMDELAKKGHNGLQLLAELSKQAATIGHLGDRYTERYLNKNDYRNPQQSGIEWVEECLAAPKYFYKMFRMTPEVFMVLHNLLVANYGLKSTSNVSSVESLAMFLWIVGGPQSFSQAENRFVRSLWTVHTKFKEVLKYLRKLAKDNITPRDPTFSTEHAKVRENRFWPHFKDAIGAIDGSHVQVSVPTEDVVNHTCRHGYTSQNILTVCDFDMRFTFMVTGWPGSAHDTRILNHALTNFGDKFSKPPTVKYYLVDSGYPNRTGYLAPYKGSTYHQPEFRLRRQRAPQGKYEMFNYLYSSLCNVIERAFGVLKQKWHILKSMPSFSIRTQMHIIMACMALHNFIRDSALQDDAFDKCDEDENYMPRDEDDTEEQEVAQLEVDEILEEENEVTMNTVRDNITNALIS
- the LOC112877880 gene encoding probable linoleate 9S-lipoxygenase 4; translation: MFWHGVADRLTGKNKAAWNEGKIRGTVVLVKKEVLDVGDFHASLLDGVHKILGWDEGVALRLVSATTADPSNGGRGKVGKAAHLEEAVVSIKSTTDGETVFRVNFEWDESQGIPGAVLVRNLQRAEFFLKRVTLEGVPGKGTVVFVANSWVFPHHLYAQDRIFFANDTYLPSKMPAALVPFRQDELKILRGDDNAGPYKEHDRVYRYDYYNDLGEPDKGEDHVRPILGGRQEHPYPRRCRTGRDPTKTDPNSESRLFVLNLNIYVPRDERFGHLKMSDFLGYSLKAVIEAVLPTIGTFIDDTPKEFDSFEEILGLYELGPEAPNHPVIAEIRKKIPSQFLRSILPNGSHDHPLKMPLPSIIKSDVLKQAPEFKFGWRTDEEFARETLAGVNPVIIKRLTEFPAKSTLDPSQYGDHTSKITEAHIQHNLEGLTVQNALKNNKLFILDHHDHFMPYLDQINKLEGNFIYASRTLLFLKDDGTLKPVAIELSLPHPDGQQHGADSKVYTPAHTGVEGHIWQLAKAYACVNDSAWHQLISHWLNTHAVIEPFVIATNRQLSVVHPVHKLLSPHYRDTLNINALARQTLINARGIFELTVFPGKHALEMSSDVYKSWNFNEQALPADLVKRGVAVPDQSSPYGVRLLIKDYPYAVDGLVIWWAIERWVKEYLDIYYPNDGELQRDVELQAWWKEVREEAHGDLKDRDWWPKMDTVQQLARACTTIIWVASALHAAVNFGQYPYAGYLPNRPTVSRRPMPELGSKEYAQLEAGQEEADKVYIRTITSQFQSILGISLIEVLSKHSSDEVYLGQRDEPERWTTDAKALEAFKRFGARLVEIESRIKTMNANPAFKNRKGPVDMPYMLLYPNTSDVDGTKGEGLTAMGIPNSISI